A single region of the Saprospiraceae bacterium genome encodes:
- a CDS encoding sodium-dependent transporter, protein MAKRNLFSSQFSTILTMIGVAVGLGNVWRFPYMMGKYGGSAFLFVYLIFTVLFALPALMGEIGLGRVTRKGILGAFSDALGEKLGKGIGYLLLVTILIASSYYVVVIANVIFTAYFAGIVGFTEESIGQFGVQLGNGSLQYGIVLFTLLASTYILYRGLHKGIEFVSKLFVPFFLLIILYLIFNAFSLEGAKAQFVAFLQPDFSAMSPKDVFAALGQAFYSLSLGGTFMVMYGSYVKPDTKLPKIAMWTAVGDVGAALLAGLFIVPTILVFGLDMTSGPQLIFSTLPHLFMQMPGGALVGFLFMTVLSMVAILSLIGALEVAIGAVADLPWLNWSRTKTIVIVGVIEAILAFPSAFDPDLIGLLDLVFGSGMQVLGSGLALVALTWGLGKVPALREVFGTQAMEGKDWYFVWIKWVVPTVLFLVLIGYIYSSI, encoded by the coding sequence GTGGCAAAACGAAATCTTTTTTCCTCCCAATTCAGTACGATCCTCACCATGATTGGCGTAGCAGTTGGTTTAGGCAATGTCTGGCGATTTCCCTATATGATGGGCAAATACGGTGGCAGCGCTTTCCTTTTTGTGTACCTGATCTTTACGGTATTATTCGCCCTTCCTGCCCTGATGGGTGAAATAGGTTTGGGCAGGGTAACGCGAAAAGGGATCTTGGGGGCTTTTAGCGATGCTTTGGGCGAAAAACTGGGGAAGGGGATCGGTTATCTGTTATTGGTCACCATTCTGATCGCTAGTTCCTATTATGTCGTGGTCATTGCTAACGTCATTTTTACGGCCTATTTTGCCGGGATAGTCGGTTTTACGGAAGAAAGCATCGGTCAATTTGGTGTACAATTGGGCAACGGAAGCTTACAGTATGGCATTGTCCTCTTTACCCTGTTGGCGAGTACCTATATCTTGTACCGCGGCCTGCACAAAGGCATCGAATTCGTTAGCAAACTTTTTGTTCCTTTCTTTCTGCTTATCATTTTGTATTTGATTTTTAATGCTTTTTCGCTGGAGGGCGCAAAAGCGCAGTTTGTTGCCTTTTTACAACCAGATTTTTCGGCCATGAGCCCCAAAGATGTATTTGCCGCCTTGGGGCAGGCCTTTTATTCCCTTAGTTTGGGTGGTACTTTTATGGTCATGTATGGGAGCTATGTCAAACCTGATACCAAATTACCCAAGATCGCTATGTGGACGGCAGTCGGCGATGTAGGTGCGGCGCTTTTAGCAGGCTTATTTATTGTACCAACCATTTTAGTGTTTGGGCTGGATATGACTTCAGGGCCACAGCTCATTTTTTCTACCCTCCCTCATTTGTTTATGCAAATGCCTGGCGGCGCTTTAGTGGGTTTCCTGTTCATGACCGTTTTATCTATGGTGGCCATCCTCTCCCTGATTGGTGCCTTGGAGGTGGCCATAGGAGCCGTGGCCGATCTGCCCTGGCTCAACTGGAGCAGAACCAAGACCATCGTCATCGTCGGTGTGATCGAAGCCATTTTGGCTTTCCCCAGCGCCTTCGATCCCGATCTCATCGGCCTGCTTGACCTCGTCTTTGGCTCAGGCATGCAGGTGCTCGGCAGTGGCCTGGCCCTGGTCGCCTTAACCTGGGGACTAGGTAAGGTTCCGGCCCTCAGGGAAGTTTTCGGAACCCAGGCTATGGAGGGAAAGGATTGGTATTTTGTTTGGATAAAATGGGTGGTGCCGACGGTATTATTCTTGGTGTTAATTGGGTATATTTATAGTTCGATTTAG
- a CDS encoding glycoside hydrolase family 97 N-terminal domain-containing protein has product MKPTIGLFATILLTMGMMPSCSPLEQATVSSPDGRYEFIFHLEEGRPFYHVYFKGQEIIGASTLGFSMADAMHILGEVAIEKITDHTVDTAWDPVYGEKSQYRDHYHQTLISFNSKNNKAPVFKLEIRAYNEGVAFRYVFEDPINDIITAELTEFTLPPATELWASTRAQSSIEKVTLTALKDTVERPLLAQLSDSLFVALGEAGSVDFARMKLALHPEKPATLVANLSSEVTYEGPFKSPWRTIMAGQTAGEILENNYLLLNLNEPNRIANTDWIKPGKVIREVTLTTTGGMACVDFAVKHQLQYIEFDAGWYGNEYDEASDATTVTVDPKRSKGPLDLPKVIAYAQSQGIGVLLYVNRRALEKQLDEVLPLLSSWGVKGVKYGFVNVGSQQWTDWLHEAVRKAAAHELMVDIHDEYRPTGYSRTYPNLMTQEGIRGDEESPDNSMVLKTMFTRMLAGAGDHTNCYFASRVDEKMGSHASQLAKAVCIYSPWQFLYWYDRPADAPSKMGGAGNNDKHIIEVPELNFYDQLPTVWDDTRVLEGYPGAYAVIARRSGTTWFVGALNGSEERDFNINLDFLPPNSQYEASIYSDDQTVSTPTKVAMKTTPVSSVEVISQRLGKYQGMAMILKEVGR; this is encoded by the coding sequence ATGAAACCAACCATTGGCTTGTTTGCTACAATCCTATTGACCATGGGCATGATGCCCTCCTGCTCGCCCCTTGAACAAGCCACGGTATCGAGTCCAGATGGACGATACGAGTTTATATTTCATTTAGAAGAGGGTCGCCCTTTTTACCATGTATATTTTAAAGGACAGGAAATCATAGGCGCCTCCACACTGGGATTTAGCATGGCTGATGCTATGCATATCCTTGGTGAAGTAGCTATAGAAAAGATAACAGACCATACGGTTGATACGGCTTGGGATCCTGTTTATGGTGAAAAAAGTCAATACCGAGATCATTACCATCAAACCTTGATTAGTTTTAATTCAAAAAATAACAAAGCGCCGGTTTTTAAACTGGAAATAAGAGCTTATAATGAAGGAGTGGCTTTTAGGTATGTTTTCGAAGACCCGATAAATGATATTATAACCGCAGAGCTCACCGAATTTACCCTGCCGCCTGCTACAGAACTATGGGCCTCAACAAGGGCGCAAAGCAGCATCGAAAAAGTCACCTTGACCGCGTTAAAAGATACGGTGGAACGGCCCCTCTTGGCCCAATTGAGCGATTCCTTGTTTGTGGCCCTGGGCGAAGCGGGCTCGGTGGATTTTGCCAGGATGAAGCTCGCTTTGCATCCAGAGAAGCCAGCTACTTTGGTGGCGAACCTGAGCAGCGAAGTTACCTATGAAGGACCTTTTAAAAGCCCTTGGCGAACTATCATGGCCGGCCAAACCGCAGGTGAAATCCTGGAAAATAATTACCTGTTGCTCAACCTAAATGAACCCAATAGAATAGCAAACACCGATTGGATAAAACCAGGAAAAGTCATCCGGGAAGTAACCCTCACCACCACAGGCGGAATGGCTTGTGTGGACTTTGCCGTCAAACACCAACTCCAATACATTGAATTCGACGCTGGCTGGTACGGCAATGAATACGACGAGGCTTCAGATGCCACCACCGTGACCGTTGACCCCAAACGCTCCAAAGGACCATTAGACCTCCCCAAAGTCATTGCCTATGCCCAAAGCCAGGGCATCGGCGTTCTCCTGTATGTCAATAGAAGAGCACTGGAAAAACAATTGGATGAAGTCTTGCCGCTTTTAAGCTCCTGGGGAGTGAAAGGGGTGAAATATGGCTTCGTAAATGTTGGCTCCCAGCAATGGACCGATTGGCTACATGAGGCCGTCCGTAAAGCCGCGGCGCACGAGCTAATGGTAGACATCCACGATGAATACCGACCCACAGGCTATTCCCGAACCTATCCCAACCTGATGACCCAAGAAGGTATTCGCGGAGATGAAGAATCACCTGATAATAGCATGGTCCTGAAAACGATGTTTACCCGAATGCTGGCGGGAGCTGGGGACCATACCAATTGCTATTTTGCGAGTAGAGTGGACGAAAAAATGGGCTCTCATGCCTCCCAATTGGCCAAGGCTGTGTGTATATATAGCCCCTGGCAATTCCTTTACTGGTACGATCGCCCGGCTGATGCTCCCAGTAAGATGGGAGGAGCAGGAAATAATGATAAGCATATTATAGAAGTACCCGAATTGAATTTTTATGACCAATTGCCAACGGTTTGGGACGATACGCGGGTCCTGGAAGGCTACCCGGGGGCATATGCGGTGATCGCTCGTCGAAGTGGCACCACCTGGTTTGTAGGCGCCCTTAATGGGAGCGAGGAGCGTGATTTCAACATAAACCTCGATTTTTTACCCCCCAACAGTCAATATGAAGCCAGTATTTATAGCGACGACCAAACGGTGTCTACACCAACAAAAGTGGCGATGAAAACCACCCCTGTTTCTTCAGTGGAAGTGATATCACAAAGGTTGGGTAAGTACCAGGGGATGGCCATGATCCTCAAGGAAGTAGGGCGATAA
- a CDS encoding VCBS repeat-containing protein, whose translation MRTTLLILCTLAAFALQAQAPLLPIQHKHPSLAVDLGVGLWAWPLPMDYDEDGDLDLVVACPDVPYDGIYFFENPGGETDMPIFKAAKRIGPSSRNLQLSEVNGQPVVMGPNTVYKDFRKNGLEAPMELPLAIDFKALHGRTRANQWKYLDYDADGDQDLIIAIGVWEDYGWDNAFDALGKWKNGPLHGYVYLVQNNGTDEKPQYGELQSLQADGYPIDVYGMPSPNFADFDQDGDLDLICGEFLDGFTYFENTGTRSKPVFAKGHRLQYQGQDLRMDLQMITPVSIDWNKDGFVDLIVGDEDGRVAWVKNTGKTKDGIPLFLPPQYFQQVATDVKFGALVTPFGYDWDGDGDEDLICGNTAGYIGFIENLDGANPPRWAAPQYLKADGQVIRPLAGPNGSIQGPCEAKWGYSTLSVADWNHDGLPDIVLNSIWGKVLWYQNVGTRTKPLLTSPRPIDVEWPAAPPKPAWTWWTPQGRELATQWRTTPYVIDWNQDGLNDLVMLDHEGYLAFYERFKEKDQLRLNPPVRIFIGKEESAYDGKNRPKDGPSGQALQLNNGIGGGSGRRKFCFVDWDQDGRLDLLVNSVNITFFRNVATQPDGSILLEDRGPVHPQTLAGHTTSPTTVDWDGNGVLDLLIGAEDGRMYFLKNSH comes from the coding sequence ATGCGAACAACCCTCCTGATCCTTTGCACCCTAGCAGCCTTTGCGCTCCAGGCTCAAGCCCCACTCCTGCCTATCCAGCATAAACATCCTAGCCTTGCGGTAGACCTGGGCGTTGGCCTCTGGGCTTGGCCGCTACCCATGGATTATGATGAGGATGGCGATCTTGATCTCGTAGTGGCTTGTCCTGATGTACCTTATGATGGCATCTATTTTTTTGAAAATCCCGGTGGAGAAACGGACATGCCCATTTTTAAAGCAGCCAAGCGGATCGGGCCTTCCTCCCGAAACCTTCAGCTATCTGAGGTGAATGGGCAACCGGTCGTCATGGGACCCAATACGGTTTATAAGGATTTTCGGAAAAATGGACTCGAAGCGCCAATGGAGCTTCCGCTTGCTATAGATTTTAAAGCCCTGCACGGCCGCACCCGGGCCAACCAGTGGAAGTATCTCGACTATGATGCCGATGGTGACCAGGATTTGATCATCGCCATTGGTGTATGGGAGGATTATGGCTGGGACAATGCTTTTGACGCGTTAGGAAAATGGAAAAATGGACCTTTACATGGCTATGTCTACCTGGTTCAAAATAATGGAACGGACGAAAAACCACAGTATGGCGAGCTCCAGTCCTTGCAAGCAGATGGGTATCCTATAGACGTCTATGGCATGCCTTCCCCCAATTTTGCAGATTTTGATCAGGATGGCGATCTGGATCTGATTTGCGGAGAATTCCTGGATGGATTCACCTATTTTGAAAATACTGGCACCCGCTCAAAGCCTGTATTTGCCAAAGGGCACCGTTTACAATACCAGGGACAAGACCTTCGGATGGACCTGCAAATGATTACGCCTGTTTCGATCGACTGGAATAAAGATGGCTTTGTAGATCTTATTGTCGGAGATGAGGATGGCAGGGTGGCTTGGGTGAAAAATACAGGAAAAACCAAGGACGGGATTCCGCTTTTTCTACCCCCTCAATATTTCCAGCAAGTCGCCACGGATGTCAAGTTTGGTGCCTTGGTGACCCCTTTTGGCTATGATTGGGATGGCGATGGCGACGAAGACCTCATTTGTGGTAATACGGCAGGTTATATTGGTTTCATTGAAAACCTGGATGGTGCGAATCCACCGCGTTGGGCTGCCCCGCAATACCTCAAAGCAGATGGCCAGGTCATCCGTCCTTTGGCGGGCCCGAATGGTTCTATCCAAGGGCCCTGCGAAGCCAAATGGGGCTACAGCACCCTCAGCGTGGCCGATTGGAACCACGATGGTCTCCCCGACATTGTCCTCAACAGCATTTGGGGCAAAGTCCTTTGGTACCAAAACGTGGGCACTCGCACCAAACCTTTACTCACCTCTCCTCGTCCCATCGACGTCGAATGGCCCGCCGCGCCACCCAAGCCCGCCTGGACCTGGTGGACGCCTCAGGGCCGCGAACTCGCCACCCAATGGCGCACCACGCCCTATGTGATCGACTGGAACCAGGATGGCCTCAATGACCTGGTGATGCTGGACCATGAAGGCTATCTGGCTTTTTATGAGCGGTTTAAAGAAAAGGACCAACTCCGGCTCAACCCCCCCGTCAGGATATTCATCGGAAAAGAAGAATCTGCCTACGATGGCAAAAACCGACCGAAAGATGGCCCCAGCGGGCAAGCGCTGCAACTCAACAATGGGATCGGTGGTGGAAGTGGACGGCGAAAATTTTGCTTTGTGGACTGGGACCAGGATGGCCGACTGGATTTGTTGGTGAATAGCGTCAATATTACCTTTTTTCGAAATGTCGCCACTCAACCGGATGGCAGTATCCTATTGGAGGATAGGGGACCTGTTCACCCCCAAACTCTGGCCGGCCATACCACTAGCCCAACCACCGTGGATTGGGACGGAAATGGGGTGCTCGACTTGCTCATTGGCGCTGAAGATGGGCGGATGTATTTTTTGAAGAATTCGCATTGA
- a CDS encoding acetylxylan esterase yields MQKNILLSLFLLLASTTLFAQEDLALFNDWTYYSDAENALYKTFCRTAFEQLENRKTQIEQLQTKADWQNRQTLVKEKLLNLLGPLPPKTPLNAKITGVIQKEDFSVEKLLFESMPGYYVTAALFIPQNIKTKAPAIIYASGHSANGFRSEVYQHVIINLVKKGFIVLAFDPVGQGERLQYFDTATGKSRFSPTREHSYPGAQCYVAGYSPTKYFVWDAMRAVDYLLTRAEVDPQRIGMTGRSGGGTQTAYAAAIDDRILAAAPECFITNMEYVLKTIGPQDAEQNLYHMIAEGLDHADLLEVRAPKPTLMITTTRDMFSIQGARETYAEVRKAYEAFGLGGEVKMVEDDAPHASTQKNREAMYAFFQAALKHPGSAEDLTVEVFNEEDLWVTKTGQLATSLKSESLFTLNKKQVEEQLTTLVTKRKEKDHLEHVLGRAKHVAGFTYPKAYGTAIFSGRYVKETYLLEKYLVPGSGDYMLPMALFIPKSQAKKELVLLLDDQGMERAAHADSLVYSMLAEGYAVLVADLPGIGSLGPGYLKGDAYIDRTSLNQWFAGILVGQSVLGLRVADLVRLLAVIKSDFKTYQTISCIAKGALASEGLHAAAFGGDIAKLCLLKPFLSYGDLALSTTYPVSWMYSIVAGGLGVYDLPDLMAAFSPRKLLMIDPQSANGASAEKSQVTSKIQYPKYIYTAHNKDSNFRIVLDSNRPFSTQQLLNWLKE; encoded by the coding sequence ATGCAAAAAAACATCCTACTTTCCCTATTCCTTTTGTTAGCTAGTACAACCTTATTTGCACAGGAGGACCTGGCCTTGTTCAACGATTGGACCTACTATTCCGATGCCGAGAATGCCCTATACAAAACCTTTTGCCGCACTGCTTTTGAGCAATTAGAAAACCGAAAAACCCAGATTGAGCAATTACAAACCAAAGCAGATTGGCAAAATCGACAAACGCTGGTAAAAGAAAAACTGCTGAATTTGCTCGGCCCACTCCCCCCTAAGACACCCCTAAATGCGAAAATTACCGGTGTGATCCAAAAAGAAGACTTCAGCGTAGAAAAATTACTGTTTGAATCCATGCCGGGCTACTATGTGACCGCAGCGCTTTTTATTCCCCAAAATATAAAGACTAAAGCCCCCGCCATCATTTACGCTTCAGGTCATTCTGCCAATGGTTTTCGGAGTGAGGTCTATCAACATGTCATTATCAATCTGGTGAAAAAAGGATTTATCGTTTTGGCCTTTGATCCGGTTGGGCAGGGAGAGCGGCTGCAATACTTTGATACAGCGACGGGGAAATCACGGTTTAGCCCTACACGAGAGCATTCGTATCCTGGGGCACAATGTTATGTGGCTGGCTATTCGCCTACCAAGTATTTTGTCTGGGATGCCATGCGGGCGGTGGATTACCTGCTCACCCGAGCGGAAGTGGATCCCCAAAGAATAGGTATGACGGGCCGATCTGGTGGCGGCACCCAAACGGCCTATGCCGCCGCCATTGATGACCGAATCCTGGCTGCTGCCCCTGAATGTTTTATCACTAATATGGAATACGTTTTAAAAACGATTGGGCCCCAAGATGCAGAGCAAAACCTTTATCATATGATAGCTGAAGGCTTGGATCATGCTGACTTGCTGGAAGTAAGAGCGCCTAAACCAACCCTGATGATTACCACTACCAGGGATATGTTTAGCATCCAAGGGGCTCGGGAGACTTATGCGGAGGTGCGAAAAGCTTATGAAGCTTTTGGCCTGGGCGGCGAGGTGAAAATGGTGGAAGATGATGCGCCTCATGCTTCTACCCAAAAGAACAGGGAAGCGATGTATGCTTTTTTTCAAGCGGCCCTTAAACATCCCGGAAGCGCTGAGGACCTGACTGTGGAGGTCTTTAACGAGGAAGACCTTTGGGTGACTAAAACTGGCCAATTGGCAACTTCCTTGAAAAGCGAAAGCCTTTTTACCCTCAATAAAAAACAAGTAGAGGAACAACTGACCACGCTTGTAACGAAACGGAAAGAAAAGGATCACCTGGAACATGTTCTGGGCAGGGCAAAACATGTGGCTGGATTCACTTACCCTAAAGCATATGGCACGGCGATATTCTCTGGTCGTTATGTAAAGGAGACCTATCTTCTTGAAAAATATCTTGTACCCGGGTCGGGCGATTATATGTTGCCAATGGCCTTGTTTATCCCTAAAAGCCAGGCGAAAAAAGAACTCGTCTTGTTGTTGGATGACCAGGGGATGGAACGCGCTGCCCATGCCGATTCGCTGGTCTATTCCATGCTGGCAGAGGGATATGCCGTTTTGGTAGCTGATCTGCCGGGCATTGGCAGCCTTGGCCCCGGCTATTTAAAAGGCGATGCTTACATTGATCGGACCTCCCTAAATCAGTGGTTTGCTGGTATCCTCGTTGGCCAGTCGGTGCTAGGATTAAGGGTTGCCGACCTAGTGCGGCTGTTAGCAGTGATAAAATCGGATTTTAAAACCTACCAGACCATTTCATGCATTGCAAAAGGAGCCCTTGCCAGTGAAGGATTGCATGCAGCGGCCTTTGGTGGAGATATCGCCAAGCTTTGCCTGTTAAAGCCATTTTTAAGTTATGGAGACCTGGCGCTTTCAACGACTTATCCCGTTTCCTGGATGTATTCCATCGTCGCAGGGGGGCTAGGCGTCTATGACCTGCCAGACCTAATGGCTGCCTTTAGCCCCAGGAAGCTATTGATGATCGATCCTCAGTCAGCCAATGGCGCCAGCGCCGAGAAATCGCAAGTCACATCCAAAATTCAATACCCCAAATACATCTACACCGCCCATAATAAGGATTCCAATTTCCGCATAGTATTGGATTCCAATCGCCCTTTCTCTACGCAGCAACTCCTTAATTGGCTGAAAGAATAA
- a CDS encoding 2OG-Fe(II) oxygenase family protein — protein sequence MSSTPNQADGIKAVNQHFRKYDQVNKEQTYHLVENEAVDEFDEDYQIATCDMRQFFEGGEAGKKQFAEELGRALEGIGFAVLTGHGVDPQWYVEAQQKTAEIFETTTYEERMAFKAERFGSVNQGYFPMKETTIIHPDLVEGWVFCRRAFNLDNDPDFQVDKFWPNAAYESFFRKLVQSHEALILPIMQSILSYLGCDANHYDEKLSGTNFGFRLNYYPPIGTAEDASGAGRMLGHEDVDLFTILPAQEVEGLQVLNRENGKWIRLNPEQGSIILNTGDYMQRITNDRLPSTTHRVSKPLNKALFEKPRISFPMAVYVWEDEILEVLPCLENPKYEPISAVKFHTNITSKYYGDDYAKEVK from the coding sequence ATGTCATCAACACCTAATCAAGCGGACGGTATCAAAGCGGTCAATCAGCATTTTCGAAAATATGACCAAGTGAATAAGGAGCAAACCTATCACCTGGTCGAAAATGAAGCGGTAGATGAATTTGATGAGGATTATCAGATTGCCACTTGCGATATGCGCCAGTTTTTTGAAGGAGGGGAAGCAGGGAAAAAGCAGTTTGCTGAGGAATTGGGGCGGGCCCTGGAAGGCATCGGGTTTGCTGTTCTCACAGGCCACGGCGTTGACCCTCAATGGTATGTGGAGGCACAGCAAAAGACGGCAGAAATCTTTGAGACCACCACTTACGAAGAGCGAATGGCCTTTAAAGCCGAACGTTTTGGCTCTGTCAACCAGGGTTATTTTCCGATGAAGGAAACGACCATTATTCACCCTGATTTGGTAGAAGGCTGGGTCTTTTGCCGAAGGGCTTTTAACCTCGACAATGACCCTGATTTCCAGGTAGATAAATTTTGGCCCAATGCGGCTTATGAAAGCTTTTTTAGAAAGCTCGTCCAATCCCATGAAGCCTTGATTTTGCCTATTATGCAGAGCATTCTTAGCTACCTGGGATGTGATGCTAATCATTATGATGAAAAACTAAGTGGTACTAATTTTGGCTTTCGGCTCAACTATTATCCACCCATTGGAACCGCCGAGGATGCTAGTGGTGCAGGCCGAATGTTGGGGCATGAAGATGTCGACCTATTCACCATTCTACCCGCCCAGGAAGTCGAAGGCCTCCAGGTCCTCAATCGGGAAAATGGCAAATGGATTCGCTTGAATCCTGAGCAAGGTTCGATTATTTTAAATACAGGCGACTATATGCAGCGAATCACCAATGATCGGCTGCCATCGACTACTCACCGCGTAAGCAAACCCTTAAATAAGGCCCTATTTGAAAAACCACGTATTTCTTTTCCAATGGCTGTATACGTTTGGGAAGACGAAATACTTGAGGTATTGCCCTGTTTGGAAAATCCTAAATATGAGCCGATTTCTGCTGTTAAATTCCATACAAATATTACGAGCAAATACTATGGAGATGATTATGCGAAAGAGGTGAAATAA
- a CDS encoding cupin domain-containing protein, producing the protein MKDPNDEVEKSAVEDHGGILTIRGGGKKRNWNNIQYKQGMSEKNVGSTKLSCNIATIPPGGVAYAHIHDGFELMLYILEGKVRHEFGDGCEKILENEAGDFIYIKPGVPHEVFNLSDTEPVVAFVARSCATEWDNIIPYDRNSG; encoded by the coding sequence ATGAAAGATCCAAACGACGAAGTCGAAAAAAGTGCCGTTGAGGACCACGGCGGCATATTGACCATCCGTGGCGGTGGCAAAAAACGGAATTGGAATAACATCCAGTACAAACAAGGGATGTCGGAGAAAAATGTGGGCTCCACAAAGCTCTCCTGCAATATTGCGACCATCCCGCCGGGTGGGGTGGCCTATGCCCACATCCACGATGGTTTCGAGCTGATGCTCTACATCCTGGAAGGCAAAGTCCGCCATGAATTTGGCGATGGCTGCGAAAAAATATTAGAAAATGAAGCCGGTGATTTTATCTATATCAAACCCGGTGTACCACATGAAGTCTTTAACCTCAGTGATACGGAGCCGGTGGTTGCTTTTGTAGCGCGGTCCTGCGCTACAGAATGGGATAATATTATTCCTTATGATCGGAATAGCGGGTAG
- a CDS encoding putative toxin-antitoxin system toxin component, PIN family — translation MNDLRVVIDTNIIVRAISGRSLTSFVFDSLFNQAFTLCVSTEILFEYEEKLSQIYDQEIAELVTSSFLLLPNIHKSDIYFDLRLVSKDVDDNKFINCAFSSNSHFIVSDDKHFNVLASIDFPKINVLKYHQFKDLLINKSF, via the coding sequence ATGAATGATCTGAGAGTGGTCATTGATACAAATATAATTGTAAGAGCCATTTCGGGAAGGTCCCTAACAAGTTTTGTATTTGATAGCTTATTCAATCAAGCGTTTACACTTTGTGTTTCAACGGAAATTCTATTTGAGTATGAGGAGAAGTTATCTCAAATTTATGATCAAGAAATTGCGGAACTAGTTACATCTTCATTTTTGCTTCTTCCAAACATTCATAAGTCAGATATATATTTTGATCTAAGACTCGTTTCAAAAGATGTAGATGATAATAAGTTTATAAACTGCGCATTCTCATCAAATTCCCACTTTATAGTCTCTGATGATAAACACTTCAATGTTCTTGCTTCAATTGATTTTCCAAAGATAAACGTTTTGAAATACCATCAATTCAAAGATCTTCTAATAAATAAGTCATTTTGA
- a CDS encoding RNA polymerase sigma factor, producing MSKSKQDHFLQLYQTVHDRFERFCRARACGDMPFEDLMNETLLIAYQKIDDLQKEGAFLSFLIGISLRILANNKRKKKASPAADESILLNYADPEDVMTKKFDVALLHKALALLPEEQREALILFEITGFSIKEIMEIQDSSESAVKQRLVRGRKALASIVKKELSYKPGGTI from the coding sequence ATGAGTAAAAGCAAACAAGATCATTTTCTTCAACTGTATCAAACCGTCCACGATCGGTTTGAGCGCTTTTGTCGAGCTCGTGCTTGTGGGGATATGCCTTTTGAGGATTTGATGAATGAAACTTTACTGATTGCTTATCAAAAGATAGATGACCTCCAAAAAGAAGGCGCTTTTCTTAGTTTTTTGATTGGCATTAGTCTTAGGATTTTGGCCAATAACAAACGGAAAAAGAAAGCCAGTCCAGCAGCAGATGAATCGATACTCCTCAATTATGCTGATCCGGAGGATGTTATGACTAAAAAATTTGATGTTGCTCTTTTACACAAAGCATTGGCCTTGTTACCCGAAGAGCAGCGAGAAGCGCTTATTCTTTTTGAGATTACCGGTTTTAGTATCAAAGAAATAATGGAGATCCAAGACAGTAGTGAGTCTGCCGTCAAACAGCGGCTCGTCAGGGGCAGAAAAGCATTGGCCAGTATTGTAAAAAAGGAGCTTTCCTATAAACCAGGCGGTACCATATGA